In Rosa chinensis cultivar Old Blush chromosome 1, RchiOBHm-V2, whole genome shotgun sequence, a genomic segment contains:
- the LOC112201062 gene encoding fasciclin-like arabinogalactan protein 21 — translation MDPNYDVIQAPVCESNSSVVSSSGGLKKKKSNVEWGRIVWLLSLKGFVPFAIGPHSVLDGILEDERNVSSVTIFVPPRLELGAHHHPRALLEKIVRYHIVPQRLTHRELSALPARTLLRTMVHGDQPLEVTGFMSFMPELVSNGVRIVAPDIYSSNPELSR, via the coding sequence ATGGATCCCAATTATGATGTCATTCAGGCGCCTGTGTGCGAGTCCAATTCAAGTGTCGTTTCTAGTTCTGgtggattgaagaagaagaagagcaatgTGGAATGGGGTCGGATTGTTTGGTTGCTGAGCTTAAAGGGGTTTGTGCCATTTGCAATTGGGCCGCATTCTGTTCTTGATGGGATTCTTGAAGATGAGAGAAATGTGAGCTCTGTGACTATTTTTGTGCCACCAAGATTGGAGCTTGGAGCTCATCATCATCCTCGGGCTTTGCTTGAGAAGATTGTGAGGTATCACATTGTGCCTCAGAGGCTTACACACAGGGAGCTTTCGGCCTTGCCTGCGAGGACTCTGCTCAGGACTATGGTTCATGGTGATCAGCCTCTGGAAGTCACTGGGTTTATGAGTTTCATGCCAGAATTGGTCTCCAATGGAGTGAGGATCGTGGCGCCTGACATCTATTCTTCAAACCCCGAGCTTTCGAGGTGA
- the LOC112185087 gene encoding protein LONG AFTER FAR-RED 3 isoform X1 — MKSSLLLLSAFAALLLAIFASLNPNRQWLSWRSPAADLVVKNAKIYTVDESLPFADSMAVRNGRILRIGSYSSVQDMVGYGTKVLDLKGKIVVPGFIDSHVHLIFGGLQMMRVELHGINSKDEFVKRIKEAVRNAKQGSWILGGGWNNDLWGGELPLASWIDDITPYNPVFLSRMDGHMSLANSVALKLGGITKSSVDPNGGTIMKTTSGEPTGLLIDSAMEHILPLIPEVSVEERREALHKASNHALMRGVTTVVDVGRYFPGTSVKDSWEDFSDVYQWADFSGKMTIRVCLFFPLETWSRLRDLINNVGQSMSQWIYLGGVKAFADGSLGSRSALFYEPYVDEPHNYGLQVGDYESLHNLTLASDRVGLQVAIHAIGDRANDLILDMYESVISKNGVRDRRFRIEHAQHLAPGTPARFGKLGIVASVQMEEVFSSILDRCFHPEHLLADAESVNKKLGIDRAQRSYLFKSLLGSNVELAFGSDWPVVDINPLGGIKTAMKRMPPAWDIAWVPSESVSLNDSLKAYTLSAARACFLDSDLGSLSPGKLADFVVLSIYSWDDFVAEGSAFIDATYVGGVQAYP; from the exons ATGAAGTCTTCTCTCCTACTCCTCTCAGCTTTTGCTGCTCTCCTCCTCGCCATTTTCGCTTCTCTCAATCCCAACCGCC AGTGGTTGAGTTGGAGGTCACCGGCGGCGGACTTGGTGGTGAAGAATGCCAAGATATACACGGTCGACGAGTCTCTCCCCTTCGCCGATTCCATGGCCGTTCGCAACGGAAGGATTCTCCGGATTGGAAGCTACTCCTCAGTTCAG GATATGGTAGGGTATGGGACTAAAGTGTTAGATCTTAAGGGAAAAATTGTAGTCCCTGGATTTATTGATTCCCATGTGCATCTGATCTTTGGTGGACTGCAG ATGATGCGTGTAGAACTACATGGCATAAACTCAAAAGATGAATTTGTGAAGAGGATCAAAGAAGCTGTGAGAA ATGCAAAACAAGGTTCCTGGATTTTGGGCGGTGGATGGAACAATGATCTATGGGGAGGTGAGTTGCCATTGGCTTCTTGGATTGACGATATTACACCTTATAATCCT GTCTTTCTATCAAGAATGGATGGGCATATGAGCTTGGCTAATTCAGTGGCACTCAAGTTGGGTGGGATTACTAAATCATCAGTGGATCCAAATGGTGGAACCATCATGAAAACCACCAGTGGAG AACCTACTGGACTGTTGATTGATTCTGCAATGGAACATATCCTTCCACTCATTCCAGAGGTCTCAGTAGAGGAGCGGAGGGAAGCTTTGCATAAAGCCAGCAATCATGCCTTGATGAGGGGTGTGACGACAGTTGTTGACGTTGGTAGATACTTTCCTGGGACTTCTGTAAAAGATTCCTGGGAAGATTTTTCAG ATGTGTATCAATGGGCTGATTTTTCAGGGAAGATGACGATCAGGGTCTGCTTATTTTTCCCACTGGAGACTTGGTCACGTTTACGT GATCTTATTAACAATGTTGGCCAATCTATGAGCCAGTGGATTTATTTGGGTGGGGTTAAAGCATTTGCTGATGGGTCATTGGGTTCTCGTAGCGCACTTTTCTATGAG CCATATGTTGATGAGCCTCATAATTATGGCTTACAAGTAGGAGATTATGAAAGTCTCCACAACCTGACCTTAGCATCAGATAGAGTTGGGCTTCAG GTTGCTATTCATGCTATAGGCGATCGAGCAAATGACTTGATCCTCGACATGTATGAGTCAGTCATTTCAAAAAACGGAGTGAGGGATCGAAGATTCAGG ATTGAGCATGCGCAGCATCTGGCACCTGGGACACCAGCCAGATTCGGTAAACTAGGGATTGTTGCTTCAGTACAG ATGGAGGAAGTCTTTTCTTCTATCTTGGATAGGTGTTTCCAT CCAGAGCACCTGTTAGCTGATGCCGAGTCTGTAAACAAAAAGCTTGGGATAGACAGGGCTCAGAGATCTTATTTATTCAAGTCACTCTTGGGTAGCAATGTAGAATTGGCATTTGGTTCCGACTGGCCA GTTGTAGACATTAATCCTTTAGGTGGTATTAAGACAGCAATGAAAAGGATGCCCCCAGCTTGGGATATTGCTTGGGTTCCATCAGAGAGCGTTTCTCTGAATGACTCACTGAAAGC